A genomic region of Melanotaenia boesemani isolate fMelBoe1 chromosome 13, fMelBoe1.pri, whole genome shotgun sequence contains the following coding sequences:
- the LOC121651310 gene encoding tumor protein p53-inducible nuclear protein 2 isoform X3 encodes MFQRLSNLLFGEVEEVAAELKGPNPCVTEADEEGWMLVNLPEGATAEASPMEDLLIEHPSMSVYVSPSNLSMISNSNLSMVGEESIASLASSVSRVAEQPAVPATRSTTSTRVSHGAAAQAGALAKVTQVARVQRCKARMERRHLSRNHIQRQNRTRDQIPRHAVHARNTFLHQPSKRNFCH; translated from the exons ATGTTTCAGCGTCTTAGCAACCTGCTGTTTGGGGAAGTAGAGGAGGTAGCAGCTGAACTGAAGGGACCCAATCCATGTGTGACGGAGGCCGACGAGGAGGGATGGATGCTCGTCAACTTGCCTG AGGGAGCTACAGCAGAGGCCAGCCCGATGGAAGACCTGCTGATAGAGCACCCCAGCATGTCTGTGTACGTCTCACCGAGCAACCTGTCCATGATCTCCAACAGCAACCTGTCCATGGTAGGAGAGGAAAGCATTGCAAGTTTGGCGAGCAGTGTGAG CAGAGTGGCTGAACAGCCTGCTGTCCCTGCTACCCGCAGCACTACGTCCACCAGGGTGAGCCATGGAGCTGCTGCCCAAGCTGGAGCTCTGGCCAAGGTCACCCAAGTGGCCAGGGTCCAGCGCTGCAAAGCGCGTATGGAGAGGCGCCATCTGAGTCGCAACCACATCCAACGCCAAAACCGCACAAGGGATCAGATCCCTCGCCATGCAGTGCATGCCAGAAACACCTTCCTTCACCAGCCCAGCAAGCGCAACTTCTGCCACTAA
- the LOC121651310 gene encoding tumor protein p53-inducible nuclear protein 2 isoform X2 — translation MFQRLSNLLFGEVEEVAAELKGPNPCVTEADEEGWMLVNLPESDGMMQVEDETQSLMTQSFPDSNLSDNQNTHIRTECVAPIPHLPHKRRRTHKNRARGAAAPSDLLSCPSTSPSHMGATTPVSLPRRARLSTPSSTPSMSPGSGSECGGRGGASRSGSERGCMDESWFVTPPPCFTAEGATAEASPMEDLLIEHPSMSVYVSPSNLSMISNSNLSMVGEESIASLASSVRVAEQPAVPATRSTTSTRVSHGAAAQAGALAKVTQVARVQRCKARMERRHLSRNHIQRQNRTRDQIPRHAVHARNTFLHQPSKRNFCH, via the exons ATGTTTCAGCGTCTTAGCAACCTGCTGTTTGGGGAAGTAGAGGAGGTAGCAGCTGAACTGAAGGGACCCAATCCATGTGTGACGGAGGCCGACGAGGAGGGATGGATGCTCGTCAACTTGCCTG AATCTGACGGTATGATGCAGGTGGAGGATGAGACACAATCACTGATGACACAATCATTCCCAGACAGTAACCTGTCAGATAACCAAAATACACACATAAGAACTGAGTGTGTGGCCCCCATACCCCACCTGCCTCACAAGCGTCGTAGGACACATAAAAATCGGGCACGGGGTGCAGCAGCACCATCAGACCTCCTATCTTGCCCAAGCACTAGTCCATCACACATGGGTGCCACCACACCCGTGAGCCTGCCAAGACGGGCCAGACTGTCCACGCCCTCCTCCACCCCGTCAATGTCCCCAGGCTCTGGGAGTGAGTGTGGGGGCCGTGGGGGTGCCAGTAGGTCAGGCTCAGAGAGAGGCTGCATGGATGAGAGCTGGTTTGTCACCCCTCCCCCCTGTTTCACTGCAGAGGGAGCTACAGCAGAGGCCAGCCCGATGGAAGACCTGCTGATAGAGCACCCCAGCATGTCTGTGTACGTCTCACCGAGCAACCTGTCCATGATCTCCAACAGCAACCTGTCCATGGTAGGAGAGGAAAGCATTGCAAGTTTGGCGAGCAGTGTGAG AGTGGCTGAACAGCCTGCTGTCCCTGCTACCCGCAGCACTACGTCCACCAGGGTGAGCCATGGAGCTGCTGCCCAAGCTGGAGCTCTGGCCAAGGTCACCCAAGTGGCCAGGGTCCAGCGCTGCAAAGCGCGTATGGAGAGGCGCCATCTGAGTCGCAACCACATCCAACGCCAAAACCGCACAAGGGATCAGATCCCTCGCCATGCAGTGCATGCCAGAAACACCTTCCTTCACCAGCCCAGCAAGCGCAACTTCTGCCACTAA
- the LOC121651310 gene encoding tumor protein p53-inducible nuclear protein 2 isoform X1 — MFQRLSNLLFGEVEEVAAELKGPNPCVTEADEEGWMLVNLPESDGMMQVEDETQSLMTQSFPDSNLSDNQNTHIRTECVAPIPHLPHKRRRTHKNRARGAAAPSDLLSCPSTSPSHMGATTPVSLPRRARLSTPSSTPSMSPGSGSECGGRGGASRSGSERGCMDESWFVTPPPCFTAEGATAEASPMEDLLIEHPSMSVYVSPSNLSMISNSNLSMVGEESIASLASSVSRVAEQPAVPATRSTTSTRVSHGAAAQAGALAKVTQVARVQRCKARMERRHLSRNHIQRQNRTRDQIPRHAVHARNTFLHQPSKRNFCH, encoded by the exons ATGTTTCAGCGTCTTAGCAACCTGCTGTTTGGGGAAGTAGAGGAGGTAGCAGCTGAACTGAAGGGACCCAATCCATGTGTGACGGAGGCCGACGAGGAGGGATGGATGCTCGTCAACTTGCCTG AATCTGACGGTATGATGCAGGTGGAGGATGAGACACAATCACTGATGACACAATCATTCCCAGACAGTAACCTGTCAGATAACCAAAATACACACATAAGAACTGAGTGTGTGGCCCCCATACCCCACCTGCCTCACAAGCGTCGTAGGACACATAAAAATCGGGCACGGGGTGCAGCAGCACCATCAGACCTCCTATCTTGCCCAAGCACTAGTCCATCACACATGGGTGCCACCACACCCGTGAGCCTGCCAAGACGGGCCAGACTGTCCACGCCCTCCTCCACCCCGTCAATGTCCCCAGGCTCTGGGAGTGAGTGTGGGGGCCGTGGGGGTGCCAGTAGGTCAGGCTCAGAGAGAGGCTGCATGGATGAGAGCTGGTTTGTCACCCCTCCCCCCTGTTTCACTGCAGAGGGAGCTACAGCAGAGGCCAGCCCGATGGAAGACCTGCTGATAGAGCACCCCAGCATGTCTGTGTACGTCTCACCGAGCAACCTGTCCATGATCTCCAACAGCAACCTGTCCATGGTAGGAGAGGAAAGCATTGCAAGTTTGGCGAGCAGTGTGAG CAGAGTGGCTGAACAGCCTGCTGTCCCTGCTACCCGCAGCACTACGTCCACCAGGGTGAGCCATGGAGCTGCTGCCCAAGCTGGAGCTCTGGCCAAGGTCACCCAAGTGGCCAGGGTCCAGCGCTGCAAAGCGCGTATGGAGAGGCGCCATCTGAGTCGCAACCACATCCAACGCCAAAACCGCACAAGGGATCAGATCCCTCGCCATGCAGTGCATGCCAGAAACACCTTCCTTCACCAGCCCAGCAAGCGCAACTTCTGCCACTAA
- the LOC121651899 gene encoding uncharacterized protein LOC121651899, with the protein MRATVIDHVIVHGMTMTEAGQRVQPNLSRFSVGTIIRAFREHNRVERLPFAGGRASRFTPAQEVLIVDMVRENNVIRLREIRERIIGDNLNFPTIDNVSLTTIDRVLKRQRVRMKQAYRVPFERNSGRIKHLRHQYVQRMFQLESMARPHEFIFVDEAGFNLTKRRRRGRNIIGQRAIVDVPGQRGGNITLCAAMSSRGLLHRHAELGTYNTERLLTFLGELRDVLHDNDHLNARPADHHDQQIPGPADLPIYVILWDNVSFHRSIQVREWFNINQQFINVCLPPYSPFLNPIEEFFSAWRWKVYDRQPYTRENLLRAMDLACDDVAVEAFQGWVRHARAFFPRCLAMDNIACDVDEVLWPDPARRRDASP; encoded by the exons ATGAGAGCAACAGTCATTGACCACGTCATTGTCCACGGCATGACAATGACCGAAGCGGGACAACGAGTCCAACCAAACCTCAGCAGATTCTCAGTGGGCACCATTATTCGGGCCTTCAGAGAACACAACAG AGTTGAAAGATTGCCATTTGCAGGTGGGAGGGCTTCCAGATTCACACCAGCCCAAGAGGTCCTCATTGTGGATATGGTTCGGGAGAACAATGTGATCAGACTACGGGAGATACGGGAGAGGATCATTGGTGACAATTTGAACTTTCCGACCATTGACAATGTCAGCCTGACAACCATAGACAGAGTCCTCAAGCGCCAGAGAGTAAGAATGAAGCAGGCCTATAGGGTACCCTTTGAGCGCAACTCTGGAAGAATAAAACACCTCCGTCACCAGTATGTGCAA AGGATGTTCCAGTTGGAGTCCATGGCCAGACcccatgaatttatatttgtggATGAGGCTGGCTTCAACCTcacaaaaaggaggaggagaggccgTAACATCATAGGACAGAGAGCTATCGTTGATGTGCCCGGCCAACGTGGAggaaacatcactctctgcgcTGCCATGAGTTCTAGAGGGCTTCTCCACCGGCATGCTGAACTTGGTACCTACAACACTGAGCGTCTCCTCACCTTCCTAGGAGAGCTCAGAGATGTTTTGCATGACAATGACCACCTGAATGCTCGGCCAGCAGATCACCACGACCAGCAGATTCCTGGGCCAGCTGATCTTCCCATATACGTCATCCTCTGGGACAATGTTAGCTTCCATCGTAGCATCCAGGTCAGAGAGTGGTTTAACATCAATCAGCAATTCATTAATGTGTGTCTGCCACCCTACTCTCCGTTCCTAAACCCAATAGAGGAGTTCTTCTCAGCATGGCGGTGGAAGGTCTATGACCGCCAACCTTACACTAGAGAGAACCTTCTCAGGGCTATGGACCTGGCCTGTGAtgatgtggctgtggaggcgTTCCAAGGCTGGGTGCGGCATGCCAGGGCATTCTTCCCACGTTGTTTGGCTATGGACAATATTGCCTGTGACGTTGATGAGGTCCTGTGGCCCGACCCAGCCCGACGACGTGATGCCTCTCCATGA
- the snai1b gene encoding snail family zinc finger 1b, with translation MPRSFLVKKYFSNKKPYYRESQLESQTAFVPESFPRAELPTQNNSSALTCHPTAPFFTNVDTLPAPLSPVTPGSLPPSPLGPLDLSSSPSSSSGEEEEDGGRTSDPPSPDAIQHIYHCLHCSKRYTNLSALSHHQLSHHQITPHVPVQQTPSLPTEVSARPAFHCKHCPKEYTSLGALKMHIRSHTLPCVCPTCGKAFSRPWLLRGHIRTHTGERPFACQHCNRAFADRSNLRAHLQTHSEVKKYQCGSCSRTFSRMSLLHKHAASACCPAS, from the exons ATGCCGAGATCATTTCTTGTCAAGAAGTATTTTTCCAACAAGAAACCTTATTACAGGGAGAGTCAGCTTGAGAGTCAAACtg CTTTTGTCCCTGAAAGCTTTCCACGGGCTGAACTtccaacacaaaacaacagctCTGCACTGACTTGCCACCCCACCGCCCCATTCTTCACCAATGTTGACACCCTGCCTGCACCACTTTCCCCAGTCACCCCAGGGTCTCTGCCACCTTCACCACTGGGCCCTCTGGACCTCAGCAGCTCTCCCTCAAGCAGCAgcggtgaggaagaggaggatggaggGCGTACCTCAGATCCCCCAAGCCCGGATGCAATCCAGCACATCTACCATTGTCTGCACTGCAGTAAGCGCTACACAAACCTCTCAGCTCTCTCCCACCATCAGCTGTCCCACCACCAGATTACCCCTCATGTACCAGTGCAGCAGACACCCTCCCTGCCCACGGAGGTCTCTGCTCGTCCAGCGtttcactgtaaacactgcCCCAAGGAGTACACCAGTTTGGGAGCCCTCAAGATGCATATTCGCTCACACACTTTGCCATGTGTGTGCCCCACCTGCGGCAAGGCTTTCTCCAGACCGTGGCTCCTCAGAGGACACATTcgcacacacacag GTGAACGCCCCTTTGCTTGTCAACACTGTAACCGGGCCTTTGCTGATCGCTCCAACCTGCGAGCCCACCTGCAGACTCACTCAGAGGTGAAGAAGTACCAGTGTGGCTCATGCTCACGGACCTTCAGTCGCATGTCCCTGCTTCACAAACATGCTGCCTCAGCATGCTGTCCTGCTTCATAG